The Salvia splendens isolate huo1 chromosome 21, SspV2, whole genome shotgun sequence genome includes a window with the following:
- the LOC121785496 gene encoding 60S ribosomal protein L18a-like — MVTYKFHQYQVVGRALPTETDEHPKIYRMKLWATNEVRAKSKFWYFLRKLKKVKKSNGQVLAINEIFEKNPTTIKNYGIWLRYQSRTGYHNMYKEYRDTTLNGGVEQMYTEMASRHRVRHHCIQIIKTATVPAKLCKRESTKQFHNSKIKFPLMYRKVRPPTRKLKTTYKATRPNLFV, encoded by the exons ATGGTGACATACAAA TTCCACCAGTATCAGGTGGTCGGAAGAGCTCTGCCGACGGAGACGGATGAGCACCCCAAGATCTACCGCATGAAGCTGTGGGCGACCAACGAGGTCCGCGCCAAGTCCAAATTCTG GTACTTTCTGAGGAAATTGAAGAAGGTGAAGAAGAGTAATGGTCAGGTTCTTGCTATCAATGAG ATTTTCGAAAAGAACCCCACAACAATTAAGAACTATGGGATCTGGTTGAGGTATCAAAGCAGGACTGGCTACCACAACATGTACAAGGAGTACCGTGACACCACCCTGAacggtggtgttgagcagatGTACACCGAGATGGCTTCCCGCCACAGAGTCCGCCATCACTGCATCCAGATCATCAAGACTGCGACCGTCCCAGCTAAGCTTTGCAAGAGGGAGAGCACAAAGCAGTTCCACAACTCCAAGATCAAGTTCCCCCTGATGTACAGGAAAGTGAGGCCACCAACGAGGAAGCTCAAAACCACATACAAGGCAACCAGGCCCAACCTGTTCGTGTAA